The proteins below are encoded in one region of Reichenbachiella sp. 5M10:
- the trxA gene encoding thioredoxin: MGNKAIEITDSNFDEVLQSDQPILVDFWAEWCGPCKMIGPVVEELAGDYEGKAVVGKVDVDANPEVSAKFGVRSIPTLLVFKNGEVVDKQVGAVPKGVLAGKIDAQL; this comes from the coding sequence ATGGGTAACAAAGCAATTGAAATTACTGACAGCAACTTTGACGAAGTACTGCAATCAGATCAGCCAATATTAGTAGATTTTTGGGCAGAATGGTGTGGGCCATGTAAAATGATCGGTCCAGTAGTGGAAGAATTGGCTGGTGACTATGAAGGAAAAGCTGTAGTAGGGAAAGTAGATGTAGATGCTAATCCTGAAGTATCGGCTAAGTTTGGTGTGAGAAGCATCCCTACTTTGCTTGTATTCAAAAACGGGGAAGTAGTAGACAAGCAAGTAGGTGCAGTACCCAAAGGGGTATTGGCGGGTAAGATAGACGCGCAGCTATAA
- a CDS encoding toxin-antitoxin system YwqK family antitoxin — MKQIWTILGLGLIVWSCGQKRIVTEDVTLDGLPEYAEITDYEEIPGLSRATVMFGDRVEEQGEYYKGKRNGTWTVYHSNGMPKSVTSYVDGIKQGVHIEMNQQGDVTLKGHFVNGVENGEYVLYQRGRKAEERNYTMGVLDGGKRKYYTNGKLMEESFYSGGKIHGTATWFDQDGNVTIQYEYKNGALVKE; from the coding sequence ATGAAGCAAATATGGACAATACTTGGGTTGGGGTTGATTGTGTGGTCTTGTGGACAAAAACGAATAGTGACAGAAGATGTGACACTAGATGGCCTGCCCGAATATGCTGAAATTACGGATTACGAAGAGATTCCAGGATTGTCTCGTGCGACAGTGATGTTTGGCGATCGTGTGGAGGAGCAGGGCGAATACTACAAGGGCAAGCGCAACGGTACATGGACGGTCTATCATAGTAACGGGATGCCCAAATCAGTCACTTCGTATGTCGATGGAATCAAGCAGGGTGTGCATATCGAAATGAATCAGCAGGGAGATGTGACGCTCAAGGGGCATTTTGTCAATGGGGTGGAAAATGGTGAGTATGTATTGTATCAGAGGGGTAGAAAAGCAGAAGAGAGAAACTATACGATGGGAGTGCTCGATGGTGGCAAGAGAAAGTACTACACCAATGGCAAACTCATGGAGGAAAGTTTCTACAGTGGTGGAAAGATCCACGGGACCGCAACATGGTTTGATCAAGATGGTAATGTGACCATCCAGTATGAGTACAAAAACGGCGCATTGGTCAAAGAATAG